From the genome of Methylocystis echinoides:
AGACCTCGAGCGCAAGCAACGGAGCGGCAAGCGCTCCTCCGCCTCGCTCGAGCAGGCGCGCGCCGCCGTTGAGCGCGCGAGGGCACGCGCCGACGCCGATCAGGCGGCCGTCGATCGAAGCCAAGCGGCCTTGCGCGCTGCAGAAGATGCGTTGGGGCGGGTCGACGTTGCGGCGCCCGTCGCCGGCACGGTCGTCTCCACCGCGGTGGTTGGCGCGGCGGTGGAAAGTGAGAAAGGGCCTGCGCTGTTTTCGATTGCGCCGTCCGCCCGCCCCATGGGCGCAAGCACGGATATGACCCGCTAGGTCATGATCTTCAATAAAACTTTCATCTCGGAAACGCCAAATATCCAGGAAGGTATCGCCACCATGCAAGACGTCGTCGATTCTCCCCGCCCGCGACAGGCTGCGCCTCAGCGTAGCGTTCGCGGCTGGCTCGCCCTCCGTCTGCCCTATCTTGTCGTCCTGATCCTCGCGATCCTCGGCGTCGCCTACACGAGCATGTCTGGGCAGCCCCTGTACGGCTATTGGGAATTCCTGGGCTTCGCCATCGGCCTCGCCTGCATCGCCATCGGCTGGCGCCAGACGCCTGACAAAGCCGCGCGGCGGCAGCTCGTCATCACCCAGTCGCTGCATTGGCTGGCGTTCCTGATCGCCATGAGCATCCTGCTCTTCCCCTCTGTGAATAACTTCCTCAATGGACCGGCGACGGGATTGGCGCTCATGTTGCTGCTCGCGCTGGGAACGTTTGTCGCGGGCGTGCATGTCTCCGCCGATATCGCCGTGCTCGGGATCGTTCTGGCGCTCACCGTGCCGGCGATGGCGTGGCTCAAGCAATCGGCGCTGCTGCTCGTCCTCATTGGTCTCGTCATTGGCGGATTCGTCGTCGTTCTGCGCCCCCACCGGGCGAACCAAGCGTAAAGCCGGAACGACCCAATGGCGGTGAGGGCGAAGCAGCGCCCCGGCCCTCGTACGGCCCTCTTGGGCGGCGTCGGACGCGCGTCGCGCGCGCTGGTCCTGATGGGGCTTGCGCTCGCGGGTTGCGCTGCGCCGGTCGGCGTTCTCGAACCGCCGATGGCCGTCGCGCCAGATGCGACCCGTCTCGACATGCTGGTCGCGACGACGCGCGCGCCGTCGCCGGAGAGAGGGGTGCTTTTTTCGGGGGAGCGCGCCGACGCGTCTCTCGCGAGTTTCGCCGTCTCGATCCCGCCGGACGATCGCCGTGAAATCGGTCGCGTGCAATGGCCGCAGGCGCTGCCGCCCGACCCGACGCGCGAGTTCGCCACGCTCGACGTGACGGCGCTCTCCGGACCCTCGCAGATCGACGGCTGGCTGCGCCGCCACGGCGCCAAAAATCGGCGCGTCTTGGTCTTCGTGCACGGCTTCAACACGCGCTTCGAAACCGCCCTTTTCAACTTCGCGCAGATATTCCACGACTCGGGCGCGGAGGCCGCGCCAATCTTGTTCAGTTGGCCGTCCCGGGGCGGCGTCTTCAATTATGTGTACGATCGCGAGAGCGCGACTTTTTCGCGCGACGCGCTTGAGAAGCTGCTGCGGCGCCTCGCAGAGAGCCAGAATGTGACGGAAGTTTCCGTGCTTGCGCATTCGATGGGCGCTTGGCTCGCTATGGAGTCCTTGCGTCAGATTGCGATTCGAGACGGGCGCGTTCCTGCCAGGATCCGCAGCGTCATTCTGGCCTCGCCCGATCTCGACGTCGATGTTTTTCGCGCTCAGCTCAACAGCTTCGGCGAACGACGCCCGAACGTCGTGGTGTTTTTGTCGCGTGAAGATCGCGCGCTGCGCCTCTCGAGGGGGATTGGCGGGAATGTTGCGCGTCTCGGCGGCGCAGACCCGGCGGAAAAACCCTGGATCGAAGAAAAAGGCGTCGAGGTGATCGATCTCAGCGGCGCAGGCGCCGGCGATCCGCTGCGCCACAGCAAATTCGCCCAGAATCCAAATGTCGTGCGTTTTCTCGGCGAAGAGTTGATCAATGGCGCGTCTCGCGACCAGCAATCCGAGTTACGAGGGCAGATTGAAGGGCTGTCGATGGGCGTCGCGCAGGGCGTGACCAACGCGGCCGTCTTCGCCATCGGCGCGCCGCTTGCGATCGTCGATCCAGACCTGCGTCGCGCTTATTCAAATAAGGCGCAATAGTTGGGGCGGCTCCCGCGGTTGCCTCCGATCCGAATTGGCGCCACTGTGAAGCGCGAGCGCATTAAGTTCAAAAGCGCACCCTGTGCAGGAGTCGAATATGAGCGACATCCAACGCCGCGCTCTTCTCGAAATGCTGATCGGCGGCGCCACGGTCGCGGCGGCGGGAGCCTTAATGTCCTCGACTGCCGCAAACGCCGCTCCATTGCCGGTCGGCGCGGCCGCAGCGTCCCTGATCGAGGCGCCCATTGAGGATGCGGCCGTCCGCACCACCTGCTGGTGGCGCAGAGGACGGCGCGTCTGTTACCGCCGACCGGCGCGACGCCGGGTTTGCTGGTGGCGGGGCGGGCGGAGAATCTGTCGCTGGTGACGAAGAGGCCGCGAGGCGCAGAGCGAGGCGCGTCACAGCCGGACGGCGCCCTAGTTCGAGCGGCTCTTCACAGCGCGCTCTGTCGCGCATATCAAAGGCAGTCGTACGAAGCCCCGATGAAGTTCCCCACCGGCCTTACGCGCCCCTCGACGTCCTTTCGCAAGGTCACGCGAGCGTGCAGCCTCTCGCGCACGCCGATAAGCTACGACCGCCCCCCAACGGCGAGGTTCGCGTAAATGTTCGCCATGGTTTTGAAAGCGGTCAAATGGTCGGCAATCCTGCTGAGCCTTGCTTTCGTGATTTTCCTCGGCGTTCGAATTTACGTCACCCAGCGCGGGCTCCCGTTGGAGGTATGGCACACTTATGCGCCGGAGGAATTCACCGCCGAGGAAATCGATAACGCCGACTGGACCGCTTACCTCGCGAAAGAAGACAGGCTGTTCGACTCCCTCATCCTGAACGTCAGCCGAAGGCTGGAGCCAGATGAGCGCGTTCCGTTCAATAGATATTACGAAGACAGCCCCGTCTATCCCGGCAAGTTCAAACAGAACTGGAACCGCTCCTATCTCCTCGAGCCGACGGGCGCGCCTTCCGGCGCGGTCGTCTTGTTGCACGGACTGACGGATTCTCCCTATAGCCTCCGACATCTCGCCGCGCATTATCGCGACCGCGGCTTTGTCGTCGTCGCCATCCGCTTGCCGGGCCACGGGACCGTGCCCGCGGGCCTCACGGACGTCGACTGGCGCTCGTGGCTGGCGGCGACGCGGCTTTCGGTTCGAGAGGCGCGGCGGCGGGCCCCGGCGCCCTTGCCGCTCCATATCGTCGGATTTTCGAACGGCGGTTCGCTCGCAGTGAAATATGCGCTCGACGCCCTGCTCCATCAGGACTTGCCCCAGGCGGATCGCTTGGTCCTCATTTCGCCGATGGTCGGGATAACCCGCTTCGCGCGCTTCGCCGGACTCGCTGGTCTTCCGGCCATGCTCCCGGCGTTCGCAAAGGCCGCCTGGCTCAGCGTGATGCCGGAATTCAATCCGTTCAAATACAATTCTTTCCCTGTCAATGGCGCAAGACAGGCGTACCGTCTGACCGATTCGCTGGGCCAGCAACTCATCGCCGCTCAACGTGACGGAACGCTAAGCAAACTGCCTCCCATTCTCACTTTTCAGTCGGTCATGGATTTTACCGTGAGCACGCCCTCCGTTCTGACGGGGCTTTACGATCGCTTGCCTGCAAACGGCAGTGAATTGGTGTTGTTCGACGTCAATCGCAACGCGAAATTCGGGCCGCTGCTCCGCGCCTCCGCCGATGCGAAGCTCGGCGAGATCGCGCCGCCCGCGATCAGGAGCTATCGGTTAACGATCCTGACAAACGCCGACGAAGGAACGGACGAAGCGATTGAGCGGACCGTCGACGCGGGCGCGACAGAACAGCACATACGCCGAATTGGGCTCTTTTACCCGAAGGGCGTTTATTCGCTCTCGCATGTCGCCCTGCCTTTCCCCCTCACCGACGCGCTATACGGCTTGACGCCCGACAGCGCGGAAGACTTCGGCGTCCAATTGGGGGCATTGGCGCCACGCGGCGAACGCGGCGCCTTGATCGTCAGCCTCGACGCGCTGCTGCGGATGTCGTCCAACCCCTTTTTTCCGTATCTCGTTGAGAGGGTTGCTGAATTCACGCCGAAGCCGGCTGCGGCCCGCGACCCGGAGGTCGAGGGATCGGCGCCTGTCGCGCAACGCCCCCCGCCCGTGGCGCCACGGCGCGCCCGCAATAAACGCGGGGGCGGCGTCTGACAGGGCCATGAGGGGGGCTAACCGTCCGTGCGAACGCCTGAATCGGCGCACGGCGACGGGGTCGCCCAACCTTGACGGCAGGCAGGATTACGATCAAAGTCCAGGCGCACGAGCTCTATAAATGGGAGGATTCTTCGATGAATAAAGATAATAAAGAGCCCGAATCTCTGTCTCGCCGCTCTTTCGTCGCCGCGCTCTTCGCGGCCGCCGCCATCCCTGTCGTTTCCCTCGCTTCCTCGGACGCTGAAGCTTTGGAATCCACTGAGCGGCAATTCTCCGGCTTTCGCCATCAGCCCCGTGTCCAGCGGCCGAGGAGCCCGGTTCGGGGATCGCGCCGTCACCGCCGCGTCGCCCGCGTGAGGCATACTGGCAAGCCTCAACCGCGCCAGGACGCGCCCCAGGCGGACGCTCCGAAGCAATAAGCGTTTTTTAAAAGCGCGCCTTCCCAGGCGCGCTTTTTCAATTGAGCGACGCGCTAGACGCGATCTTCATTTTGATAGACTGGAACGGCCTCCGGGGGTCCACTCGACAGGAGCGCCGCAATCCATCGGGACGGCTCGAACTGTTCGAAAGCGCTGAGGATAGCGATTGCGAGCGGGATCCCCAGAAAGGCGCCGACCGGTCCCCAGAGAAAGGTCCAAAGAATAATCGCGAAAAGGACCACTGGGGGCGAAATCGACAAAGCCGCGCCGGAGAAGGCCGGCTCCAAAAGGCTGCCGATGATGAAGTTGATCGCCATCAGCCCGAGAAGGACCATGAGGGGCGCGCCAATCGTTCCAAACTGAACGAGGGCGAAGATCGGCAGGCTCACAACGGTGATAAAAGAGCCGAGGTAAGGAAGATAGTTCAGCGCGAAGGCCAAAACGCCCCAGGCAAGAGCTAACTCCAACCCGACATAGCGCGCCAGGGCCCATGTCGCCAAGCCGGTCGCAACGCTCGCGACGGTGCGAACGTAAATATAAGAGCGGAATTTCTTTTGAATGTTCGCGCCGCAAGCGAGCAGCTTGACGCTTGTTTCCCGGTTCCGAAGAGCGGAGATTCGCGCCAGAAAATAGTCCGCCTCGGCCAGTCCCAAGATCACATAGACGATCACAATCAGCGAAAAGGCCAGGATGCTATTCGCGCGCAACGCGAAAGCCTGCAACCTCGGGATCAGCGCAGGTCCGCTGAATTGCTCCGCCAGGAGCGCGAAGAGCGAGATATCATGTCGTTCCAGCCATGCGCTCACGCTGAAGAGGGAATCCTGGATCAGGTCCAGGTTCTGTCTCAGCCAATGCGCGACCTCGCCTGCGCTCCACATCACAATGGAGACGAGCGCCAGCACGATGGCCGAGGCGCATACGACCGTCAAAGACAGCGCCGCCGCCTTGCCAAGCCTTTTCTGGAGCATGTTTTGGAGAGGCCAGGCGAGAATGACGACGAAGAGCCCGAAGACCGCGGGCTCGATCACGGCTTCTGCGATTTTGCAGGCGGCCAGAACCACAAAGACAAGCATAACGATCGATGCGGCGGTGACGATCCGGTTTTGAAACATTGCGGCCCTTTCAACGGCAGCGGCAGTGAGTTTCGACACTCTCGACAAGACGCCTTAGTCGCAACCGACGGCTAAAGCCAAGCTCAACGGCGGAATAAACCCAGCTCGGCCCTGCCAGGCGGGCGCCGATACTGGAAACATTCCCGCCCCGGGCAAGTTATTGGCCACAGGCAAGCGGCTTGCTCCATGTCCGCCATTCCTCTAGGGCGCTTCGCAAAGTGGCGGAAGTCATCGTATCAGCGATTGTGGTGGTCGCCATCGTGTATGGGCGCGAAGTGCTCATGCCGTTGTCCCTCGCCGCCGTCGTCGCCTTCATGCTCTCGCCGGCCGTGGCCTGGCTCGCCCGATTCGGCCTTCCCCGCCTCCTCGCAATCGTCTTGGCGCTCTCGACGCTCGTCGGCGCGACGCTGTTTGCGGCCACGGTGTTCAGTTCGCAGATTATCAGCCTGACCGGCAGCCTTGCGACCTATAAGAACAACCTTGCCGAAAAGGCCCGCTCGCTCACCCCGACGACGGGCGGCGGCGCGTTGCAGCGCGCGATCGACTCGCTCGACGCCTTGCAAAGAGAGGTGGAAAAGCAGACCCACGGGCCCGAAAGGGACGAGGAGATCCGGGTCGTTGTCGAGAACCCTCGGGAGGGCGGCGTCTCGGGCGTGCTGGAGACGGTGCGATCGGTGCTGGGCCCGCTCGAGATGGCGCTCCTGACCCTCGTTTATGTCGCCGTGCTGCTCGCTGGCCAATATGATCTCGTCGACAGGGTGGTGCGTCTCGCCGGCGTCGAGAACATGTCGGAATCGACGGCGGCGCTGAGCACGGCCGGCGAGCGTCTTTCAAGCTTCTTCCTCGGTCAGGGCGCAATCAATCTGGCCTTTGGCGTCGCAACCGGCGCGGTGCTGGCGGCGCTCGGCATTCCGAACGCCATCCTCTGGGGGATGGCCGTCGCGCTGCTGCGCTTCATCCCCTTCATCGGCATATTTGCGGCGGCCGTCCCGCCGCTGCTGCTCGCCGCCGCGGTTTCGCCCGGTTGGGGCCTGCTGCTCGGCGTCCTCGCCTATTTCCTGATCGCGGAGCTGATCACGTCCAACATTGTCGAGCCCGTCGTCATGGGCCGCCACGTCGGATTGTCGCCGCTCGCCTTCATTGCAGCCGGCAGTTTCTGGTGGGTCGTCTGGGGCCCGGTGGGACTCCTGCTCGCCGCGCCCCTGACCACTACGCTGGTTGTGCTCGGCGAGTTCTTTCCGTCAATGTCGTTTCTCAGCCTTCTCTTCGGGGATCGCCCCCCTCTCACGCCCGAGCAGGAATATTACCATCGCTTGCTGGCGAGAGACGCCGCGACCGCGGCCGAGGCGCTGGAAAGCGCGACGCGCGGGCTGCCCGAGATTTGCGACGCTGTCGTGCTTCCCGCCCTCGCCGTTGCGACAAAGGATTTTCGCGACCGTCGCATTTCGGCGGAGCGCGCCCAGGCGATCGCCGACACGATGCGCGAGGCGACCGAAAGCGTCTTCCCGGTCGCCAAGCCTGGGGCCGAGACGGCGGCGCGAACGATCATCATCCCTGGCCTCGGCCCGATCGACGCCGCCGCGAGCGGCTTGGCGGCGGCGGTCCTCTCCGAGACGACGGGGAAACCCTGCGCCGCGGTTCAGGCGTCAACGGGTCTCCTCGCGCTCGCCTCCCTCAAGGAGGAAGAGACGGCGCCGCCCGAGACGCTTCTGCTCTTCACCGTGGGCGGGCTTGCGCGCGCTCAGATGAATTACATGGCGCGCCGCGCCGGCGTCCTTTTTCCCGAAACGCGCATCATGCTGTTCGAGAAGGAAGAGGGTGGGCCGATACATGCGGGCGAGGAAGAGGGTCGCATCGTCCGCTGTTCGTCCTTGAGCCGCGCGGATCAACTCCTCAGGCTGGCGCCGCAGGGCTCGCCCTGAGGCGAGCCCGAAACGAATTTCCTATCAGCCAGCCGTCGGATGAGGCGCGCCGATAAAGGGAAACACATTCAAAATGTCGGTGTGCGGCTTGAGGCCGTCACGAGGGATTTCGCCTTTCGACAAAAAGGCGAGACGGTGGTTCAAGACGTCGTCGGTGAGGCGTCGGCCGTTGGGGTAGGCCGCGGGCTTCGAGGGATCGAAGGTCAACAGGTCGGGAAGAATGCCTTCTGCGTCGAGCGCGCGGATTGCTTCCTCTTCCGTATAGTCGCCCGTATGGCCCATGAGATGTACGAATTGGCCGAGCCAGCGGTTTCGATCATTGATCGGCTCGCTGGCGTTGTATTCCTCCTTCGTCTCGTCCGTATTGAAGAAGCTGCTGACCGACGGATGACCCGCGCGATCGACATGAAGGAGCTTGCCGTCCCGACGCAGGCTGCATCGGCCCCAAACGCCGATCAGCGGCTTGGGCTGCAGCTCCGACGTCGGAATCTCGATCACCGTCGAACAGACGTTTGCGCGCAAGTTCGAGTCGATTCCGGTCCAGGGCGACTTGCCGCCGAGCTGCGGCGAGGTGAAATTTCGTCCTCCCTTCGTGTCATAGAGATTGAGAACGCCGTCGAGATCAAAAAAGAAGGCGTCGCTTCTGGCGCCCGCAAAGAAGCGATAGGGACCGACGCTCACAATGTTCGGCGCCGTCTGAAACGAGACTTCGGCGTCGGCGATGATGCGCTCGCCGGCGACTTCGGCGGATTGCGCGTCAGCGCCTTTGGCGATGAAGACGCTCGCGGTTTGCTTCCCATTCTCGACCGGCGAGAAGACATAACTGACCGCCACGTCGGTCAGGCAATCGCCGTCCGTGTCGATATTCAGGCGATAGATCGCGTCCGGATGGAATCCGTTGGCCGAGGGGTTTGCATTGAGAATGAAGACTGTCTTCGCACTGTCTTCAGGCGACTGGAACAGATAAAGATCACAAAGGTCGAGACGCTGATCGTCGAGCGGCGGACCGAGACTCAGTCCGGTGAAATGATTCGACATTAGGCTGCCCTCCATTGTTTCGCGAACGAACCGTAGAGAAGATTTTTGCAACTTGCGGGGCCGAAATCGCACCGCCCCCTTTCACCGCGTCGCGGCCCCCGCCTTATTTCGGCGGCTCCCAGCTTTTCTGCAAAAGGCGCCGAACCATTGGCTCGAAGGTGGACAAGGGCTCGTTGGGGTAATCCGGGTCAAACGAAACCTCGTCATACCGCGCACAGAACTCAACGGTCCGCTCATAAGCAGGATCAGACTTGAACTGGTCGCGCGCATTGGGGTCGAGGCCCAGGTGCGCCGCGTAGAAATAGGTTTGAAACAAGCCGTGTTTGGCGAGCATCCAGTAATTGTCGCGGCTGATGAACGGCCTCAGGATCGCGGCGATGACCTCGCCGTGGTTGAAAGGGCCAAGCGGCTCGCACGCATCATGCAGCAGCGCGACGACGACATATTCCTCGTCCTTGCCGTCGCGCAGCGCGCGCGTCGCCGTTTGCAGGCAATGATCATAACGGCTGATATTATAGGCGGTGTCCTTGCTGAGCTCCCGGAGCAATCCGAAAAGTCGATCGGGTAAGGCTCTCAACGTCCGTTCGTGCACATGCTTGAGCACGAGAAAATCTTCGTCCGTGCCTTGGTCCATGCGCGAAAAATGCATTTTTTCCATGAGGCGCTCGCTACGGCGCGCGTAAAAAGGTTACGCTGCGACGCGGATATCGTGCCCTTGGCAAGCGCCGAAAGCAACGGCCATATCGAGCACAAGCTTCACAAGTCGCATCGAAGGCGGACTTCGCCTCTCCTCACACAATGGACCCGCGGTCGGCCACACGGTCAAAGATGCGCGATTGCTTCGCACACGTATCGAAGCTGAAGGAAAACTCGGCGTCGCTCGGTTTAGCGGCGGAGCAAGCCTCGCTCTCGGAGATCATCCGATTGCCGATGAACTCCGATCCTTGCGCATTGGGGAAGCCGCCGTTCAATGCATATACGTTCAGCAAGCGCATAGCATTCATTACGATTCGAGCGAGCGCCCGCCTTTAGTTTAGCGGATCGTCACGTGAGCCTTTGGCGCGCCGGTTGCGCGCGCTGTCGCTCTTGGCTGCCGCTTCGCGGGCCTAAGCGCTGGGGGTCAACGGCGGCGACGACGTGAAGGGCCGCGAAATTATTTTTCATTTTTAAGTTACTGCGCACAGGAGCACTCCGCCCATCGGGGATAGACGGCTCGCCGCCTGCTGGCCTTCAACGCCTGGGAACAAGAAAATTACCTTCGCGTTGCAGGGGTGGCGTCGGGGCTTTGTCAGACAAGGGCGCGGAGATGTGGCGATGACAAACACACGTAAGATGATTACTGCAGCGCTCGCCGCCACCATGCTGGTCAGCACGCTTTCAATTTCGACTCCCGCTTCCGCCTGGGGCGGCTATGGATGGGGTCGCCATTGGGGCTACGGCGGCGGCTGGGGATGGCGCCATCGCGGCTGGGGACGCTGGGGATATGGCGGACTCGGGCTCGGCCTGGCCACTGGCGCGGCGCTCGGCGCGGGCTACCCCTACGGCGGCTACGGCTATTGGGGCTCCGCTTATCCCGGCGGCTATTGGGGTTCCGCGGGTTGCGGCACTTACGGCGCAGCCTATCCGGCCTATTACGGCAGCGCCGGCTGCGGGTGCTGGTAAAGATTTGCGCGGCCCGGAGCCCCTTCGCCGGGCCGCTGCGCCAAAGGAAAAGGCGGGCCCTACGGCGCCCGCCTTTGCTTTGTCCCGATCGATCGACGCTCAGCGGTCGCGCGGCGGCAGGATCGGCAGGACGATTTCCGGCTGCTTGCCGGTCAAGGATTTGAGGAAGGCGACGATCTTGGTCGTCTCGTCGTCCGAGAGCTTCGTCCCGAGCTGCGCCTCCGCCATGATGTTCACCGCCTTGCGAAGATCGAAGGTCGAGCCGGTGTGGAAATAGGGCGCGGTCAGTTCGACGTTGCGCAGCGAGGGGACCTTGAACACGTAACGATCGGCGTTCGCTTTGGTGACAGCGTAGCGGCCGGCGTCCTCCGCCGGCAGATGCTCCGGCCCCGGCGCGGCGACGACGCCGAATTTGGCGTAGCTCGCGCCGCCCACGTTCATCCCGTTGTGGCAGCCCGCGCAGCCTTTCTCGACGAACAGCTTGAGGCCCGCTTTCTGGGTCTCGTCGAGCGCCGCGTCGTCGCCTGTGAGCCAACGGTCGAAGGCCGAGTCGGGGGTGATGAGCGTCGCCTCGAACACGGCGATGGCGCGGCCGATATTGTCGTAGACCAGCGGATCGGCGCTCTCCGGGAAGGCTTTCTGGAAGGCGTCCCGATAGCCGGGGATGGACTTGAGCTGATCGATCTCCCGCTGCTTGGTCGCGGCAAGCTCGGCCGGATTGATCGCCATGGGGCCGCCGCGGGTCTTCAGCATGGCCTTGGGATTGGCCATGACGGAGTTCACCACCTGGTCCTTGAGATCCGAGGCGCGGCCGTCCCAATATTGCGATTTGTTGAAGACGGCGTTGAAGACGGTCTGCACTTCGCGGCCGGCGAGCTGCGCGGCGCCCGAGGAGAGCGCGCCGCCGTCGACGCCGCCCATGCTCAGATTGTGGCAGGTGGCGCAGGCGAAGCTGCGGCTTTCGGAGAGGCGCGGCTCGAAATAGAGCATCTTGCCGAGCGCGAGCTTCTCCGGCGTCGTCGGATTGTCGGGCAGGGCCGGCGCCGTTTTGGGGATCGGCTCGAAGAGGCCCTTCGCCTGATCGCGCAAGGCGTCTTCGCCGCGGGCGGAGGCGGCGCCGAGCGACAGGAGAGCGAGAAGCGAGACGATCAGGGACTGGCGCATGTTCTAACCCGTCGTTGGGAAAGGGCCTTCGGGGAATCGTTCTATAGCACAGCTCTTCGCGCGCGACTCACTGGCTCGCCCATAAAATCCTCGCCATCCAGGCGAGCTCGTCGCGCGATATAACGCGGTCGGGATAGGCGGGGTTGATCGAGCGCAGCTCGACCGAGCGGGCGGTCTGCCGCTTGAGCTCCTTGGCCATGATTTCGCCGCTCCTTGTCTTGACCACGACGCGGTCGCCGCGCCGCACAGGAGCCGAGGGCGAGACGATGACAATGTCGCCGTCGCGATAGAGCGGCTCCATCGAGTCGCCCGAGATCTCGAGCGCATAGGAGTTTTCATCCGCGCCGGCGAGCACCTCGATCTCGTCGAAGCCCGCCCCGACCACGAACCCCGCGTCGTCGAAGAACCGGCCCTCCCGGGCCTGCGCCAGACCGATCAGCGGCCGCGTATGCCGGCGCGACGCGCCGCTGTTGGCCGAAATGAGCGCCATGAATTCGTCGAGGCTCGCCCCCGTCGCCTGCAGAACCTTTGCGATCGACTCTGTCGAGGGCCAGCGCTGGCGGCCGGTCGGGGTTTCGCGTTTCGAGCGGTTGAAGGTCGTGGGATCGAGGCCGGCCTTGCGCGCAAGCCCCGACGGGGTCAGCCCATAGCGCTCGCCGAGCGCGTCGATCGCGGCCCAGATCTGCGCGTGCGAGAGAATGTCCATGGCGCCGGCCCGGCAAGAATTCCTACTCTCAGGAATATATGCTCCCGCTCTCTCGATCAACAGCAAGTTGTCTTTTGCTGACGGCAGACGCCTCGGACAGAGGCTTCTCAGACCTCCTCTCCCGCTTCTTCGGACGAGCGGCCCGAAATGCGGCGGCGCGCCTGTTCGCGCTTGATCTCCTTGCGCCGCTCGGCCTGCCGCGCCCGCGCCTCCTCGCCCGTGGG
Proteins encoded in this window:
- a CDS encoding alpha/beta hydrolase, whose product is MFAMVLKAVKWSAILLSLAFVIFLGVRIYVTQRGLPLEVWHTYAPEEFTAEEIDNADWTAYLAKEDRLFDSLILNVSRRLEPDERVPFNRYYEDSPVYPGKFKQNWNRSYLLEPTGAPSGAVVLLHGLTDSPYSLRHLAAHYRDRGFVVVAIRLPGHGTVPAGLTDVDWRSWLAATRLSVREARRRAPAPLPLHIVGFSNGGSLAVKYALDALLHQDLPQADRLVLISPMVGITRFARFAGLAGLPAMLPAFAKAAWLSVMPEFNPFKYNSFPVNGARQAYRLTDSLGQQLIAAQRDGTLSKLPPILTFQSVMDFTVSTPSVLTGLYDRLPANGSELVLFDVNRNAKFGPLLRASADAKLGEIAPPAIRSYRLTILTNADEGTDEAIERTVDAGATEQHIRRIGLFYPKGVYSLSHVALPFPLTDALYGLTPDSAEDFGVQLGALAPRGERGALIVSLDALLRMSSNPFFPYLVERVAEFTPKPAAARDPEVEGSAPVAQRPPPVAPRRARNKRGGGV
- a CDS encoding phosphohydrolase, coding for MEKMHFSRMDQGTDEDFLVLKHVHERTLRALPDRLFGLLRELSKDTAYNISRYDHCLQTATRALRDGKDEEYVVVALLHDACEPLGPFNHGEVIAAILRPFISRDNYWMLAKHGLFQTYFYAAHLGLDPNARDQFKSDPAYERTVEFCARYDEVSFDPDYPNEPLSTFEPMVRRLLQKSWEPPK
- a CDS encoding DUF4331 family protein, which codes for MSNHFTGLSLGPPLDDQRLDLCDLYLFQSPEDSAKTVFILNANPSANGFHPDAIYRLNIDTDGDCLTDVAVSYVFSPVENGKQTASVFIAKGADAQSAEVAGERIIADAEVSFQTAPNIVSVGPYRFFAGARSDAFFFDLDGVLNLYDTKGGRNFTSPQLGGKSPWTGIDSNLRANVCSTVIEIPTSELQPKPLIGVWGRCSLRRDGKLLHVDRAGHPSVSSFFNTDETKEEYNASEPINDRNRWLGQFVHLMGHTGDYTEEEAIRALDAEGILPDLLTFDPSKPAAYPNGRRLTDDVLNHRLAFLSKGEIPRDGLKPHTDILNVFPFIGAPHPTAG
- a CDS encoding AI-2E family transporter, which codes for MFQNRIVTAASIVMLVFVVLAACKIAEAVIEPAVFGLFVVILAWPLQNMLQKRLGKAAALSLTVVCASAIVLALVSIVMWSAGEVAHWLRQNLDLIQDSLFSVSAWLERHDISLFALLAEQFSGPALIPRLQAFALRANSILAFSLIVIVYVILGLAEADYFLARISALRNRETSVKLLACGANIQKKFRSYIYVRTVASVATGLATWALARYVGLELALAWGVLAFALNYLPYLGSFITVVSLPIFALVQFGTIGAPLMVLLGLMAINFIIGSLLEPAFSGAALSISPPVVLFAIILWTFLWGPVGAFLGIPLAIAILSAFEQFEPSRWIAALLSSGPPEAVPVYQNEDRV
- a CDS encoding helix-turn-helix transcriptional regulator, coding for MDILSHAQIWAAIDALGERYGLTPSGLARKAGLDPTTFNRSKRETPTGRQRWPSTESIAKVLQATGASLDEFMALISANSGASRRHTRPLIGLAQAREGRFFDDAGFVVGAGFDEIEVLAGADENSYALEISGDSMEPLYRDGDIVIVSPSAPVRRGDRVVVKTRSGEIMAKELKRQTARSVELRSINPAYPDRVISRDELAWMARILWASQ
- a CDS encoding cytochrome c peroxidase, whose protein sequence is MRQSLIVSLLALLSLGAASARGEDALRDQAKGLFEPIPKTAPALPDNPTTPEKLALGKMLYFEPRLSESRSFACATCHNLSMGGVDGGALSSGAAQLAGREVQTVFNAVFNKSQYWDGRASDLKDQVVNSVMANPKAMLKTRGGPMAINPAELAATKQREIDQLKSIPGYRDAFQKAFPESADPLVYDNIGRAIAVFEATLITPDSAFDRWLTGDDAALDETQKAGLKLFVEKGCAGCHNGMNVGGASYAKFGVVAAPGPEHLPAEDAGRYAVTKANADRYVFKVPSLRNVELTAPYFHTGSTFDLRKAVNIMAEAQLGTKLSDDETTKIVAFLKSLTGKQPEIVLPILPPRDR
- a CDS encoding alpha/beta hydrolase: MAVRAKQRPGPRTALLGGVGRASRALVLMGLALAGCAAPVGVLEPPMAVAPDATRLDMLVATTRAPSPERGVLFSGERADASLASFAVSIPPDDRREIGRVQWPQALPPDPTREFATLDVTALSGPSQIDGWLRRHGAKNRRVLVFVHGFNTRFETALFNFAQIFHDSGAEAAPILFSWPSRGGVFNYVYDRESATFSRDALEKLLRRLAESQNVTEVSVLAHSMGAWLAMESLRQIAIRDGRVPARIRSVILASPDLDVDVFRAQLNSFGERRPNVVVFLSREDRALRLSRGIGGNVARLGGADPAEKPWIEEKGVEVIDLSGAGAGDPLRHSKFAQNPNVVRFLGEELINGASRDQQSELRGQIEGLSMGVAQGVTNAAVFAIGAPLAIVDPDLRRAYSNKAQ
- a CDS encoding AI-2E family transporter, whose translation is MAEVIVSAIVVVAIVYGREVLMPLSLAAVVAFMLSPAVAWLARFGLPRLLAIVLALSTLVGATLFAATVFSSQIISLTGSLATYKNNLAEKARSLTPTTGGGALQRAIDSLDALQREVEKQTHGPERDEEIRVVVENPREGGVSGVLETVRSVLGPLEMALLTLVYVAVLLAGQYDLVDRVVRLAGVENMSESTAALSTAGERLSSFFLGQGAINLAFGVATGAVLAALGIPNAILWGMAVALLRFIPFIGIFAAAVPPLLLAAAVSPGWGLLLGVLAYFLIAELITSNIVEPVVMGRHVGLSPLAFIAAGSFWWVVWGPVGLLLAAPLTTTLVVLGEFFPSMSFLSLLFGDRPPLTPEQEYYHRLLARDAATAAEALESATRGLPEICDAVVLPALAVATKDFRDRRISAERAQAIADTMREATESVFPVAKPGAETAARTIIIPGLGPIDAAASGLAAAVLSETTGKPCAAVQASTGLLALASLKEEETAPPETLLLFTVGGLARAQMNYMARRAGVLFPETRIMLFEKEEGGPIHAGEEEGRIVRCSSLSRADQLLRLAPQGSP